A window of Marinitoga litoralis genomic DNA:
TTAAACTTTTTTTTATATCACTAATATATTCGTTTAAAGTTATTACCCCTAAAAAATTATCATTTAAATCCCATAATAATCCATTATATTTTTCTTCTATTTTTACAGGAATAGAAATATATAATCTTTCTTTACTTCGTTTATTTTTAATTTTAAAATTACTATTTAATTTCATCATCAATAATAATTCATTTGTATCAATTGGGGTTATTCCATCAATAATAAAATTTGCTTCATAATATGCACCTTCAAAAATAGATTCTAGAGTAACAACATCTCCAATATTAAACGAAAATTTTGGGGAAATTAAAACAATTTCCTTTCCCTTAAAGCTTTTTATTTTTGCTTTTATGACATTATTATTTGAATATATTCTTATAGAATTGCCGGGGAAAAATACTAAAAATATTCGTTTAATAAATTTTTTCTTATCCATCATTCACCTATTTGTTATAAAATCCGAATAATACTAATAATTTCTTTAATAAATTATCATTAGACTTATTATTAGTAAATTCAAAATCTTCAATTTTTTCAGCAATTTTCATTAAATTCTGAGAAACAATAGAGGTTGGTTTAAAACTAGAAATTGGAGTTTGAGACTTTACACTATCATGAACTAAATGATCGAAATTTATATAGAAAACGTTTCTTATATCTTTATACAAATACTCTTTTATAGTTTTTCTAAGTACTTTTTCAGCGGTTTCAGCTTCAGTTTTTTTTCTAACCATATTAATTACTAAATCAACATCACCTTCTACTTCCAGTATAGACAAAGCTTTTACTACTGTATACGCGTTTACTATAGCTGTTGGTTCTGGAGTAGTAACGATTAAAATTGTATCTGCTGCAATATAAAATGGTCTTAAATTTTCATTATATCCTGCACTAACATCAATTATAACATAGTCATGTTCTTTAGCAATATTAAAAAATTCTTCAATAGCATTTCTAGTAAAATTTTTTTGGAATGCAATCCAATCTTTTATATCAACACCAGTACTAAGCAATTTAATACCGTATGGAGTGTTAATAACACATTCTTCAAG
This region includes:
- a CDS encoding MinD/ParA family ATP-binding protein, with the translated sequence MIKDQAEILRKNFSKNKTKIILVTGGKGGVGKSIVSVNIAVNLAKLNKRILIFDTDAGFANASILLGVSPSVSIKDYFDKKLSLEECVINTPYGIKLLSTGVDIKDWIAFQKNFTRNAIEEFFNIAKEHDYVIIDVSAGYNENLRPFYIAADTILIVTTPEPTAIVNAYTVVKALSILEVEGDVDLVINMVRKKTEAETAEKVLRKTIKEYLYKDIRNVFYINFDHLVHDSVKSQTPISSFKPTSIVSQNLMKIAEKIEDFEFTNNKSNDNLLKKLLVLFGFYNK